Proteins encoded in a region of the Rickettsia tillamookensis genome:
- a CDS encoding NACHT domain-containing protein: MKLSTSKSLTDKLRTLYSSHNTLPKLIEDEKIKAQSLEEYYVKLQILLSESDEADKAALRDKVVGEKKPVEIEKIFKAINTGKKIRELLKKELPNKYDEIDNIVELLNEEKNEKKKFDILRRNLPNKSESEIKNIAESISRIQSDIGKVLLLGSAGIGKTTLMHYLSYKWGKGNLWNNKFEYVFRVKLKELLNESWKDGYSGYFDINNLSQSKLNCFIHYCLGGSESTLSVKEIMDIQNKDKILLLLDGYDEVAHLNIRDEFKKLIDKILEYKNVIMTSRPNAVVEEMSNRFERKVENTGWDSEGIEQYVNKNFEYDKELGVQLKSFLDTHSQIKEICVVPINTALICLVWSDKDIRDKFQKNSDEDFNISQLYHEVVSWLNNRHLAKTQHKYKNKTEANNHLKNIMRFLEQIAYESLVATGKLVERKLVEDKRDTLDIDEVIEQGLLKREGINYQFIHLTFQEFLAALRLKNQLLDNHTKNEKAAFIGEHRNDPKYLMTLKFLAGIVNNDDNQELIEIFWEAITCNVNGILELGIERKIILLMHLLAQSKINGKFDNRIPNLTQIQNLIDDIVLKDITIWEQHIIDSGYLSEKIIKTVNEKLQNKEAVFQEFKTSTEIITGLANRNEWGSKTKVYTRLIGLLKIKNKQLKELVLQKLAQILDETIDEKVVRESLKKIVPLLNKEILNKYIKIILAKIITIVPDLGEEVLNQVHKLNNKFLNETLITSSLVKILIVMPTQKAITISKKLLIKPNYELKFAAASGLFWAVKTIPTQEAIIILKELLVNPNSAVKHVIANNLPEIIKLTPSLAREAFIFLREEIMNPNAGNNLKSVATEGIVEIVETSPNLASEAFTFLKGIITNPKINYEGKSEATKGIAKIANVKLDLVQEAFIFLKVIITNSGNEYEIKARAIESMVEITRAASSLAQKAFTFLKVIIININPDNDYDIKPSAIESIAMMVKINPNLALEAFTFLKGVITNSKIDPYTQSIAAQNISKIVIMMPSLVPEAFTFLKELFTNPKANSDVKFETTRSIAEIAKVMPTQEAFTFLKIVIINPKTNQYIKPTVTRSIIEIVRKTSSLAEEAFVFLKLVITNPDTGYNIRSEFIRNIALVVKGAPSLAQQVFTFLREIIATHNTYNVEYEATRSIAKIVKIKSNLTQKAFAFIKNRIIDHKDDINYAAAISLIEVVNVIPLNKASYKPINELLTIIDLTKTKDHYKELYLEAQTTLHKITHHLTQEYEKSKNPEVIEWFTESFNELPNISETRIFLKEICKSILKSGVINEYESRFILNCIKKYNFTFTVSVSKESGIEGQIIFEDRSYEIFTTDNSASKIVSLEEFATKLLAETDDPLVEQYKTHKPLFLNKGLALKIAASDINYVSSIANDNTKLSTEKYLLSYAGDNKDKFVMFLEKRSIFGEHLIYKFGEDNLKKIATIYPAEINKELRGQLFNELESQEQFNCFIKNEKLKLEEEKRIFKHSSKLKFATEIIQDAKIRLETSNFKLLDAGANKRLDAHEIKIDSHDKTLKDSGTIQKAEIFREVESLAQENPLLYDYCNTFYWNIKNIINACCIAETKIFKNNINEKEGIIKILSKSLDLIMKNLLIDELKNLACSIVEARRERKEENKVISINDIIRNTIGMEDLDDNLKKIAINKTQERKNEIINPKKMQEIHISNSYSSKFRANIEKTFNKVKELVGPIERDDKDNVAVQLALKDSILFIEYLYKNRDDILNKKNDFYVQDEKGENSNIV, encoded by the coding sequence ATGAAGCTTTCTACTTCAAAATCATTAACTGACAAGTTAAGAACCTTATATAGCTCTCACAATACTTTACCAAAGCTAATAGAAGATGAGAAAATCAAAGCTCAATCGTTAGAGGAATATTATGTAAAATTACAGATATTACTGAGTGAAAGCGATGAAGCAGATAAAGCAGCATTACGCGATAAAGTTGTCGGAGAAAAGAAACCGGTAGAAATAGAGAAAATTTTTAAAGCTATAAATACGGGAAAAAAGATAAGGGAGCTGCTTAAGAAAGAGCTACCTAATAAGTATGATGAGATTGATAATATAGTTGAATTACTAAACGAAGAAAAAAATGAGAAAAAAAAGTTTGATATACTTCGCAGGAATCTACCTAATAAAAGTGAATCGGAAATAAAAAATATAGCTGAATCAATAAGCAGAATTCAATCAGATATAGGTAAAGTATTATTACTCGGTAGTGCAGGAATAGGTAAAACCACGTTAATGCATTATCTATCTTATAAATGGGGAAAAGGAAATTTATGGAATAATAAATTTGAGTACGTATTTAGAGTTAAGTTAAAGGAATTGTTAAATGAAAGTTGGAAAGACGGTTATAGTGGGTATTTTGATATTAATAATTTATCTCAAAGTAAGCTTAATTGTTTTATCCATTATTGTTTAGGCGGTAGTGAAAGTACGTTAAGCGTTAAAGAAATAATGGATATCCAAAATAAAGATAAGATATTGTTATTACTTGACGGGTATGACGAAGTAGCACATTTAAATATTCGAGATGAATTTAAAAAGTTAATAGATAAAATATTAGAATATAAAAACGTAATAATGACTTCTAGACCTAATGCGGTTGTAGAAGAAATGAGTAACAGGTTTGAGCGGAAAGTAGAAAATACAGGCTGGGATAGTGAGGGAATAGAGCAATATGTAAATAAAAATTTTGAGTATGATAAAGAGTTAGGAGTGCAATTAAAAAGCTTTTTGGATACTCATAGCCAAATAAAAGAAATATGCGTAGTTCCTATCAATACTGCATTAATATGTTTGGTTTGGAGCGATAAAGATATAAGGGATAAATTTCAAAAAAACAGTGATGAAGATTTTAATATAAGTCAACTATATCATGAAGTAGTAAGTTGGCTTAATAATAGGCATCTAGCAAAAACCCAGCATAAATATAAGAATAAAACAGAAGCTAATAATCACTTAAAAAACATAATGAGATTTTTAGAGCAGATAGCCTATGAGTCACTCGTTGCAACAGGTAAATTAGTTGAAAGGAAATTAGTAGAAGATAAGAGAGATACATTAGATATAGATGAAGTTATAGAACAAGGATTATTAAAAAGAGAAGGAATAAATTATCAATTTATTCATTTAACATTTCAAGAATTTTTAGCCGCACTCCGTTTAAAAAATCAATTATTAGATAATCATACTAAAAACGAAAAAGCAGCTTTTATAGGTGAGCATCGAAACGACCCCAAATATCTAATGACTTTAAAGTTTTTAGCCGGAATAGTAAATAATGATGATAATCAAGAGTTAATAGAAATATTTTGGGAAGCCATAACATGTAACGTTAACGGAATATTAGAGCTAGGAATTGAAAGAAAGATTATATTATTAATGCACTTGTTAGCTCAAAGCAAAATTAATGGGAAATTTGACAACAGGATACCAAATCTAACACAAATCCAAAATTTAATAGATGATATTGTACTAAAAGATATTACAATTTGGGAACAACATATAATAGACAGCGGCTATTTATCGGAAAAAATAATTAAAACAGTAAATGAAAAATTACAAAATAAAGAAGCTGTATTTCAAGAATTTAAAACATCTACAGAAATAATCACAGGCTTAGCAAATAGAAATGAATGGGGTAGTAAAACTAAAGTTTATACAAGATTAATCGGCTTGTTAAAAATTAAAAATAAGCAATTAAAGGAGTTAGTATTACAAAAATTAGCACAAATATTAGATGAGACAATAGATGAAAAAGTAGTACGAGAAAGTTTAAAAAAAATAGTACCGTTATTAAATAAAGAGATATTAAATAAATATATAAAAATAATATTAGCCAAAATAATAACTATTGTACCTGATTTGGGCGAGGAAGTATTAAATCAAGTACACAAACTAAATAATAAATTCTTAAATGAAACTTTAATTACTAGTAGTTTGGTTAAAATATTAATAGTAATGCCTACTCAAAAAGCAATTACTATCTCAAAAAAGCTACTTATAAAACCTAACTATGAGCTTAAGTTTGCAGCTGCCTCTGGCTTGTTTTGGGCAGTAAAAACAATACCTACTCAAGAAGCAATTATTATTTTAAAAGAGCTACTTGTAAATCCTAATAGTGCGGTTAAGCATGTAATCGCTAATAATTTGCCTGAGATAATAAAATTGACACCAAGTTTAGCACGAGAAGCATTTATTTTCTTGAGAGAGGAAATTATGAATCCTAATGCTGGAAATAATCTTAAATCTGTAGCTACTGAAGGCATAGTAGAGATAGTAGAAACAAGCCCAAATTTAGCTTCGGAAGCATTTACTTTCTTGAAAGGAATAATTACGAATCCTAAAATTAACTATGAGGGCAAGTCTGAAGCTACTAAAGGCATAGCAAAGATAGCAAATGTAAAGTTAGATTTAGTCCAAGAAGCATTTATTTTCTTAAAAGTAATAATTACGAATTCCGGTAATGAATATGAGATTAAGGCTAGAGCTATTGAAAGTATGGTTGAAATAACAAGAGCGGCATCAAGTTTGGCACAAAAAGCGTTTACTTTTTTGAAAGTGATAATTATAAATATAAATCCTGACAATGACTATGATATTAAGCCTAGTGCTATTGAAAGTATAGCGATGATGGTAAAAATAAACCCAAATTTAGCCTTAGAAGCATTTACTTTCTTGAAAGGGGTAATTACAAATTCTAAAATTGATCCATATACCCAATCCATAGCTGCTCAAAACATATCGAAAATAGTAATAATGATGCCAAGCTTGGTACCAGAAGCATTTACTTTCTTGAAAGAGCTATTTACAAATCCTAAAGCTAACAGCGATGTCAAATTTGAAACGACTAGAAGTATAGCGGAAATAGCAAAAGTAATGCCTACCCAAGAAGCATTTACTTTTTTAAAAATAGTGATTATAAATCCTAAAACTAACCAGTATATTAAGCCCACAGTTACTAGAAGCATAATAGAAATAGTAAGAAAGACGTCAAGTTTAGCCGAAGAAGCATTTGTTTTCTTGAAATTAGTAATTACAAATCCTGATACCGGATATAATATCAGGTCTGAATTTATTAGAAATATAGCATTGGTAGTAAAGGGAGCACCAAGTTTAGCCCAGCAAGTCTTTACTTTTTTGAGAGAGATAATTGCAACTCATAACACTTATAACGTTGAGTATGAGGCCACTAGGAGTATTGCAAAGATAGTAAAAATAAAATCAAATTTAACTCAAAAAGCCTTTGCTTTCATAAAAAATAGAATTATAGATCATAAAGATGATATTAATTATGCAGCTGCTATAAGCTTAATTGAAGTAGTGAATGTAATACCACTTAATAAAGCTAGTTATAAGCCAATTAATGAATTATTAACAATAATTGATTTAACTAAAACAAAAGACCATTACAAAGAACTATACCTAGAAGCCCAAACCACCCTACACAAAATAACCCACCACCTTACTCAAGAGTACGAAAAAAGTAAAAACCCTGAAGTGATAGAATGGTTTACTGAGAGTTTTAACGAACTACCGAATATAAGTGAAACACGAATATTTTTAAAAGAAATATGTAAAAGCATATTAAAAAGCGGTGTTATAAATGAGTACGAGAGTAGGTTTATTTTAAATTGTATAAAGAAATATAATTTTACTTTTACGGTATCGGTTAGTAAAGAATCGGGAATAGAAGGTCAGATAATATTCGAAGATAGAAGTTATGAAATATTTACAACCGATAATTCAGCAAGCAAAATAGTAAGTTTAGAAGAGTTTGCAACTAAATTACTTGCGGAAACAGATGATCCGCTAGTAGAGCAGTATAAAACGCATAAACCTTTATTCCTGAATAAAGGTTTAGCTCTTAAAATAGCGGCAAGTGATATTAATTACGTAAGTAGTATTGCAAATGACAACACCAAACTTTCTACTGAAAAATATCTTTTATCTTATGCAGGTGATAATAAAGATAAGTTCGTAATGTTCTTAGAAAAAAGAAGTATTTTCGGTGAACATCTAATATATAAATTTGGTGAGGATAATTTAAAGAAAATAGCAACCATTTATCCAGCAGAAATTAACAAAGAACTAAGAGGGCAACTATTTAACGAATTAGAATCCCAAGAACAATTTAACTGCTTTATTAAGAATGAAAAGCTTAAGCTTGAAGAAGAAAAGCGGATATTTAAACATAGTAGTAAGCTTAAGTTTGCAACCGAAATAATTCAAGATGCGAAAATAAGGTTGGAAACCAGTAATTTTAAATTACTAGATGCTGGAGCAAATAAAAGATTAGATGCCCATGAAATTAAGATAGATAGCCACGATAAAACACTAAAAGATAGTGGAACAATACAAAAAGCAGAAATCTTTAGAGAAGTTGAAAGTTTAGCACAAGAAAACCCATTATTATACGATTACTGTAATACATTTTATTGGAATATAAAAAATATCATAAATGCTTGCTGTATTGCTGAAACTAAAATATTTAAAAATAATATTAATGAGAAAGAGGGTATAATAAAAATATTATCGAAAAGTCTAGATTTAATAATGAAAAATCTCTTAATAGATGAGTTAAAAAATTTGGCTTGCAGTATAGTAGAAGCAAGGCGTGAGAGAAAAGAGGAAAATAAAGTAATTAGTATAAACGATATTATTCGCA
- the nuoN gene encoding NADH-quinone oxidoreductase subunit NuoN encodes MLLLLPEITLTLIALLGQFFAVMIPNKNRIISNIIILLCILSIFLTFKYSSYEGVWYSFATGINIGISKSIVLLFTIISMIIYRDYSILVAEELKFEFITLILLSVVGIFVAISSRNFLLLFCGMELTALTSYALAGFKLNDIKSSEGALKYFILGSLVSCLSLFGISFIYGFGGSLQFEDILYKLNDNSGMNLGLIIGIVLFLSSIFFKLSSVPLHFWVPDVYEGSPISSVTYFTAASKIGMVIVLLNISKLIIGNYYPINYNLIKIIAILSMLFGAFGAIRQTSLKRLMAYSTILNIGYVLIGVLLHNQEGYKAALLYILIYAVGSIGFFTCLIMLIGKDADKASFKTIQGIAENHKTIAAVISIVMFSMIGIPPLTGFFGKYYLFYQAINQEEFVLAYCGIFTSVVAAFYYLKVVKAMYFSKKIEIIKLPMQYGLLLINYLVVGFLLLGSFIISF; translated from the coding sequence ATGCTACTGCTACTTCCTGAAATAACTTTGACTTTAATAGCACTTTTAGGGCAGTTTTTTGCCGTAATGATCCCAAATAAAAATAGAATTATTTCTAATATCATTATTTTATTATGTATATTATCAATTTTTCTTACCTTTAAGTACTCAAGCTATGAAGGAGTATGGTACTCATTTGCTACCGGAATAAATATCGGTATTAGTAAAAGCATAGTACTGCTATTCACTATTATATCCATGATTATATACCGTGATTACTCTATTCTTGTTGCTGAGGAATTAAAATTTGAATTTATCACTTTAATATTATTATCGGTCGTAGGTATTTTTGTTGCAATTTCATCACGGAATTTTCTATTATTATTCTGTGGTATGGAGCTTACTGCTTTAACTTCATATGCACTTGCAGGATTCAAATTAAATGATATTAAATCATCGGAAGGTGCTTTAAAATACTTTATCTTAGGTAGTTTAGTTAGTTGTTTATCATTATTCGGGATTTCTTTTATATACGGATTCGGCGGAAGCCTACAATTTGAGGATATCTTATATAAACTAAATGATAATTCTGGGATGAATCTTGGTTTAATAATCGGTATTGTATTATTTTTAAGTAGTATTTTCTTTAAACTCTCAAGCGTTCCACTCCATTTTTGGGTTCCTGACGTATATGAAGGATCACCGATTAGTTCGGTTACTTATTTCACCGCTGCCTCAAAAATAGGTATGGTTATTGTTTTATTAAATATTAGCAAATTAATTATAGGTAATTACTATCCTATTAATTATAATTTAATAAAGATAATTGCTATATTATCTATGCTGTTTGGAGCTTTTGGAGCTATTCGTCAAACTTCTCTAAAAAGATTAATGGCTTATAGTACTATTTTAAATATCGGTTATGTATTAATTGGCGTTCTTCTGCATAATCAAGAAGGGTATAAAGCAGCTTTACTATATATTCTAATATATGCGGTAGGAAGTATAGGATTTTTTACTTGCTTAATCATGCTAATCGGTAAAGACGCCGATAAAGCTAGTTTTAAAACTATACAAGGAATTGCAGAGAACCATAAAACTATAGCTGCCGTAATTAGCATAGTTATGTTCTCGATGATCGGAATTCCTCCTCTCACAGGATTTTTTGGTAAATATTACCTTTTTTACCAAGCAATTAATCAAGAAGAATTCGTATTAGCTTATTGTGGTATTTTTACCAGCGTAGTTGCTGCTTTTTATTATCTTAAAGTAGTAAAAGCCATGTATTTTTCTAAAAAGATTGAGATAATTAAGCTTCCTATGCAATATGGGCTTTTACTGATTAATTACTTAGTTGTAGGCTTCTTGTTGCTCGGTTCATTTATTATCTCGTTTTAG
- the hemB gene encoding porphobilinogen synthase — protein sequence MYPLIRLRRNRKAFWLRELIAESSLSVNDLVLPLFVVEGHNERQEIKTMPGIYRYSIDQIVETAKKAAELGINAIALFPSIDQSLKSENADEAYNLDNLICRTIRSIKNANIDIGIICDVALDPYTTSGHDGIVHHGEVDNDRSVRALCNQALVLAKAGVDIVAPSDMMDGRIGAIREYLDKEGFINVGILAYAAKYASSFYGPFRDAVKSNKKNYLDKSSYQMDVRNIKEAMLEIEHDIAEGADMVMVKPGMMFLDVIREAANNFNAKIFAYQVSGEYAMLKFAAEAGAIDWEKALMESLISFKRAGATGIFTYAALEVAEILNNTR from the coding sequence ATGTACCCCCTTATTAGACTTAGAAGAAATAGAAAAGCTTTTTGGCTTAGAGAATTAATAGCCGAAAGTAGCTTATCGGTTAATGATTTAGTGTTGCCTTTATTTGTTGTTGAAGGACATAATGAAAGACAAGAAATTAAAACTATGCCCGGTATATATCGCTACTCTATAGATCAAATAGTAGAGACGGCAAAAAAAGCAGCAGAGCTAGGTATTAATGCTATTGCATTATTTCCTAGTATTGATCAAAGTCTAAAAAGTGAAAATGCCGATGAAGCTTATAATTTAGATAATTTAATATGTAGAACTATTAGAAGCATTAAAAACGCTAATATCGATATTGGTATAATATGCGATGTAGCACTTGATCCTTATACTACAAGCGGTCATGATGGTATTGTGCATCATGGGGAAGTTGATAATGATAGATCGGTAAGAGCTTTATGTAATCAAGCATTAGTGCTAGCAAAAGCCGGAGTAGATATTGTTGCACCTTCCGATATGATGGATGGAAGAATCGGGGCTATAAGGGAATATCTTGACAAAGAGGGGTTTATAAATGTTGGAATTCTTGCTTATGCCGCTAAATATGCTTCAAGCTTTTACGGTCCGTTTCGTGATGCTGTTAAGAGTAATAAAAAGAATTATTTAGATAAATCAAGCTATCAAATGGATGTACGTAATATTAAGGAAGCAATGCTTGAGATTGAGCATGATATAGCAGAGGGAGCCGATATGGTTATGGTGAAGCCCGGTATGATGTTTTTGGATGTTATTCGTGAAGCGGCAAATAATTTTAATGCTAAAATTTTTGCATATCAGGTTAGTGGAGAATATGCAATGTTAAAATTTGCAGCAGAAGCAGGGGCAATTGATTGGGAGAAAGCTTTGATGGAGTCATTAATTAGTTTTAAACGTGCCGGTGCAACAGGTATATTTACCTATGCTGCTCTTGAAGTAGCTGAAATATTAAATAATACTCGATGA
- a CDS encoding primosomal protein N' — MRIAKILLPAAKLFPLDYLIPESLVLNIGDLVIVPFRSKELTGIVWEFATIPEASRLKTVKEKVPLDLSITSEVLELIKWMSSYYMSELGSIAKLVLPIDIAEKPIKVKEQKVNNSFVLPDLSEEQKQAVTILNESNKPTLIKGVTGSGKTEIYFHLIADYLVKGKQVLIMLPEIALSTQIINRFIERFGFEPIIWNSSVTKAQKKMILRGILSDKVKVVIGARSSLFLPFKNLGLIVIDEEHDDSYKQDDGILYNARDTTIVRGKFDKAQIVLCSATPSIETIYNIETGKYQLVTLVNRYKDVDLPNIEIIDMTKEKLAKNSYLSKLLIEAIKDNLDNKKQVLLFLNRRGYAPLMLCKACGHRFTCKFCSSWMVVHKATKKLECHHCGYQSKIFSSCPECLEDETLTICGPGIERIEEEAKALFPENKIAVISKDHAKNPEKIAQLLHQMENLEIDILIGTQMITKGYHFPNLTLVGVIDADLGSNNADLRASERTFQLLHQVGGRAGRGDGKGVVYLQSYYPDNIIFSYVKAGDEDSFFANELEIRKSADMPPFSKTASIILSGSNESKILEIARAMVRIAPKANVKILGPASSLMSKLAGKYRYRILIIADKKFNLQKYLKFWLSLIKIPSFCHLKIDIDPKSFY; from the coding sequence ATGCGAATAGCAAAAATATTATTACCGGCAGCAAAATTATTCCCTCTAGATTATTTAATCCCTGAAAGTTTAGTTTTAAATATCGGCGATCTTGTCATCGTGCCTTTTAGAAGTAAAGAATTAACCGGCATAGTATGGGAGTTTGCTACTATTCCTGAAGCATCGAGACTAAAAACCGTAAAAGAAAAAGTACCGCTAGATTTAAGTATTACTTCAGAAGTTTTAGAATTAATTAAATGGATGAGTAGCTACTATATGTCAGAACTTGGGAGTATAGCCAAGTTAGTATTACCTATAGATATTGCTGAAAAACCGATTAAAGTTAAAGAGCAGAAAGTAAATAATAGCTTTGTGCTACCTGATTTGTCGGAAGAGCAGAAACAAGCAGTAACAATTTTGAATGAAAGTAATAAGCCAACACTTATTAAAGGTGTTACGGGATCAGGTAAAACAGAAATATATTTTCATCTAATAGCAGATTACTTAGTAAAAGGTAAACAAGTGCTTATTATGCTGCCTGAAATTGCTTTAAGTACACAAATTATTAATCGTTTTATAGAGCGATTCGGTTTTGAGCCTATCATATGGAACTCAAGCGTTACCAAAGCTCAAAAGAAAATGATTTTAAGAGGTATATTAAGCGATAAAGTTAAAGTAGTAATTGGGGCTAGAAGTAGTTTGTTTTTACCTTTTAAAAATCTTGGTTTAATAGTTATAGATGAGGAGCATGACGATTCCTATAAACAAGATGACGGTATATTATATAATGCTCGGGATACGACCATCGTAAGAGGTAAATTTGATAAAGCACAAATCGTTTTGTGTTCGGCAACACCGTCTATTGAAACGATATATAATATAGAAACAGGTAAATATCAACTGGTTACATTGGTTAATAGATATAAAGATGTCGATTTGCCAAATATAGAAATAATCGACATGACTAAAGAAAAGCTAGCTAAGAATTCCTATTTATCCAAGCTTCTTATAGAAGCTATCAAAGATAATTTAGATAATAAAAAGCAAGTATTATTATTTCTTAATAGGCGTGGTTATGCTCCGCTCATGCTATGTAAAGCTTGCGGTCACAGATTTACCTGTAAATTCTGCTCTTCTTGGATGGTAGTACATAAAGCGACTAAAAAACTTGAATGTCATCATTGCGGTTATCAAAGTAAAATTTTTAGTTCTTGTCCTGAATGTCTAGAGGATGAAACATTAACTATCTGTGGTCCAGGTATAGAAAGAATAGAGGAAGAAGCGAAAGCACTCTTTCCTGAGAATAAAATTGCGGTGATAAGTAAAGATCATGCTAAAAACCCTGAAAAAATAGCACAGCTTCTACATCAAATGGAAAATCTAGAAATTGATATATTAATAGGAACGCAAATGATAACGAAAGGCTATCATTTTCCGAATCTTACTTTAGTTGGAGTAATAGATGCTGACCTTGGTAGTAATAATGCCGATCTTAGAGCATCTGAGCGAACTTTTCAGCTACTGCATCAAGTAGGCGGTAGAGCGGGTAGGGGTGATGGTAAAGGTGTAGTATATTTACAAAGCTATTATCCTGATAATATAATTTTTAGTTATGTTAAAGCCGGCGATGAAGATAGTTTTTTTGCAAATGAACTTGAAATAAGAAAATCAGCAGATATGCCGCCATTTTCTAAAACAGCATCGATAATTTTATCAGGTTCCAATGAGTCTAAAATTTTAGAGATTGCTAGAGCTATGGTCCGAATTGCACCAAAAGCAAACGTGAAAATTTTAGGACCGGCAAGCTCATTAATGTCAAAGCTCGCCGGTAAATATCGTTACCGGATACTTATTATAGCCGATAAGAAATTTAATTTGCAGAAATATTTAAAATTTTGGCTAAGCCTTATAAAAATTCCTTCTTTTTGCCATCTAAAAATAGATATTGATCCTAAAAGTTTTTATTAG
- a CDS encoding UbiX family flavin prenyltransferase encodes MNKDKKIIIAISGASGAIYGIRLLEVLKEQNIETHLVISEGAALTIKLETKYSIDEVKLLTNYYYDDKDLGATISSGSFKTSGMIIAPCSMKTLASIAHSMEDSLISRAAGVVLKDRRKLILMIRETPLHIGHLENMLKVANYGGIIAPPVPAFYNNPKAIDDIVNHSITRVLDFFDIETNLIKRWGSV; translated from the coding sequence ATGAATAAAGATAAAAAAATTATTATAGCAATTTCCGGAGCATCAGGTGCTATATACGGTATTCGTTTGCTTGAAGTACTAAAAGAACAAAATATCGAAACTCATTTAGTTATTTCAGAGGGAGCAGCTCTTACTATAAAGCTTGAAACTAAATATTCTATAGATGAAGTTAAGCTACTTACAAATTATTATTATGACGATAAAGATTTAGGTGCTACTATTTCAAGCGGCTCTTTTAAAACTTCAGGCATGATAATAGCCCCTTGTAGTATGAAAACCTTAGCAAGTATCGCTCACTCAATGGAAGATAGTTTAATTAGTAGAGCGGCAGGTGTTGTACTTAAAGATAGACGAAAACTTATTTTAATGATCCGTGAAACGCCTTTGCATATTGGACATTTAGAAAATATGTTAAAAGTAGCGAATTACGGCGGTATCATAGCACCGCCCGTACCGGCTTTTTATAATAACCCTAAAGCAATAGATGATATAGTAAATCATTCTATTACTAGAGTTTTAGATTTTTTCGATATTGAAACTAATTTAATTAAACGCTGGGGGAGTGTTTAA
- a CDS encoding type II toxin-antitoxin system VapC family toxin, with translation MNNVIFDASTLLALIKNETVNLELEKFLGNIYMSSVNVSEVAGILLKSEMSLHECKNAIEPLINSVINFDQEQSFLAASIKKQTNHLGLSLGDRACITLGLTTGYPIYTADKAWANVQLNCKIILIR, from the coding sequence ATGAATAATGTAATATTTGATGCTTCCACTCTCTTAGCTCTAATTAAAAACGAAACTGTTAATCTAGAATTAGAAAAATTCTTAGGAAATATATACATGTCTTCTGTTAATGTTTCCGAAGTAGCAGGAATTTTGTTAAAATCTGAAATGTCACTTCACGAATGTAAAAATGCTATAGAACCGTTGATTAATTCCGTTATTAACTTCGATCAAGAACAATCTTTTCTTGCTGCCTCGATTAAAAAGCAAACCAATCACTTAGGCTTATCACTTGGAGATCGAGCTTGTATTACACTTGGTTTAACTACTGGCTATCCTATATATACTGCTGATAAAGCATGGGCTAATGTGCAATTAAATTGTAAAATTATACTTATTCGTTAA